A genomic stretch from Mesoaciditoga lauensis cd-1655R = DSM 25116 includes:
- the larA gene encoding nickel-dependent lactate racemase: MEIKLRYGRKYKTLEIPTKNVKVLTKKDVIPLQDTEAAIAKALAEPIGTPPLFEIAKDKENCCILVSDTTRPVPNGVILPSMIDTLRQAGIPSNKITILIATGSHDAVPENLLEELLGRRVLQSGVKIISHDAYNPSELVDMGLAAHNCPAIVNKIYVNADLKICTGLIEPHFMAGYSGGRKSICPGIVGIETLKVFHGVEAMGHPLSKSCSLKGNPVHEIAESVAKIARCDFMLNVTLNDKREITGVFSGDIFEAHYAGCDFVKKNSVVEISEPADVVITSNGGYPLDQNYYQTVKGLVEASEILKPDGVIVMASKCEYGLGKNDFKELLEELRGKSIEQFLKDHNTSQTFKSDQWEVQKLTQVLEKTKNIFLLSDLKDEEYPLTFAKKIETLEEGVQKAKQIVGNNANMVVIPEGPYVVGRLRVNNS; this comes from the coding sequence ATGGAAATAAAGTTAAGATATGGAAGAAAATACAAAACACTTGAAATACCAACCAAAAATGTAAAAGTGCTTACAAAAAAAGATGTCATTCCTCTTCAAGATACTGAAGCGGCAATAGCAAAGGCACTGGCGGAACCAATAGGAACCCCTCCCCTTTTTGAAATAGCTAAGGATAAGGAAAATTGTTGCATACTCGTTTCTGACACCACTCGGCCTGTGCCGAATGGTGTCATACTTCCTTCGATGATAGATACTTTAAGACAAGCTGGAATCCCCTCAAATAAGATAACCATTTTGATAGCCACCGGTTCTCACGATGCAGTTCCTGAAAATCTCCTTGAAGAATTGCTTGGAAGGAGAGTCTTACAAAGTGGCGTGAAGATCATAAGTCACGACGCTTATAATCCCTCTGAGTTGGTAGATATGGGATTGGCAGCTCATAATTGCCCAGCCATTGTGAATAAAATATACGTCAATGCTGATCTGAAGATATGTACAGGATTGATTGAACCGCACTTTATGGCAGGATACTCTGGCGGCCGAAAGTCGATATGTCCTGGGATAGTGGGTATTGAAACCCTAAAAGTATTTCATGGCGTAGAGGCGATGGGGCATCCTCTTTCAAAAAGTTGTTCGTTAAAAGGCAATCCCGTACATGAAATAGCTGAAAGCGTTGCTAAGATTGCCAGATGTGATTTCATGCTAAACGTGACGCTAAACGATAAAAGGGAAATTACCGGCGTGTTTTCGGGGGATATATTCGAAGCTCATTACGCTGGATGTGATTTCGTGAAAAAAAATTCCGTCGTAGAAATAAGCGAACCAGCCGATGTGGTTATAACCTCCAACGGAGGTTATCCTTTGGATCAGAATTATTATCAAACGGTGAAAGGTCTGGTGGAAGCCTCAGAAATTTTGAAACCAGATGGTGTTATAGTAATGGCTTCCAAATGTGAATATGGACTTGGAAAAAATGACTTTAAAGAACTCTTGGAAGAACTTAGAGGAAAAAGCATTGAGCAATTTTTAAAAGATCATAACACTTCTCAAACTTTTAAAAGCGATCAGTGGGAGGTTCAGAAACTCACGCAAGTACTGGAGAAAACGAAAAATATTTTTCTCTTATCCGATCTGAAAGATGAAGAATATCCTCTGACATTTGCAAAGAAAATTGAAACACTCGAAGAGGGAGTTCAGAAGGCAAAGCAGATCGTAGGAAATAACGCCAACATGGTAGTTATTCCTGAGGGCCCTTATGTTGTCGGAAGACTTAGGGTAAATAATTCTTAA
- the aldA gene encoding aldehyde dehydrogenase, which yields MKRYQLFINGKFSNASSGETFKVINPSTEEAVSEVPQGTVEDTRKAIDAAYEAQKGWAKLPAVERAKYLRKIADGIRKNSDMLVTTLVEEQGKTKSLARIEVDFTADYMDYMAEWARRIEGEVIQSDRPNENILLYKMPIGVVAGILPWNFPFFLIARKMAPALVTGNTIVIKPSSDTPNNAFEFAKIVAESELPKGVFNLVTGKGSVVGNELSSNPKVDMVSFTGSVEAGMKIMEAAAKTVKKVSLELGGKAPAIVMDDADIDLAVKSIRDSRIPNTGQICNCAERVYVHEKIADEFISKMTEAMKNSTYGDPMKEDVDMGPLINAQARERVDGMVKHAVEEGAELVIGGRDDKYEKGFFYKPTVLINCKQEMEIMHKEIFGPVLPIMKFKNLDEAIELANDCDYGLTSSIYTQNLDVAMRAANEIKFGETYVNRENFEAMQGFHAGWRKSGIGGDDGKHGVEEFLNTHVIYIQYDQEKK from the coding sequence ATGAAACGGTATCAACTTTTTATCAATGGAAAGTTTTCTAATGCAAGTTCTGGAGAGACGTTTAAGGTTATCAATCCTTCTACTGAAGAAGCGGTTTCTGAGGTGCCACAAGGAACGGTAGAAGATACACGTAAAGCGATCGATGCGGCGTATGAAGCACAAAAAGGATGGGCAAAATTGCCGGCGGTTGAACGAGCAAAGTATCTGAGAAAAATTGCTGACGGAATACGAAAAAACTCCGATATGCTTGTTACCACTCTTGTTGAAGAACAAGGAAAAACGAAATCTTTGGCACGCATCGAAGTTGATTTTACGGCGGACTACATGGATTACATGGCCGAATGGGCAAGAAGAATTGAGGGAGAAGTAATTCAAAGCGACAGACCAAATGAAAACATCCTGCTTTACAAAATGCCAATAGGCGTCGTTGCCGGAATACTGCCATGGAATTTCCCGTTTTTCTTAATTGCAAGAAAGATGGCTCCCGCTCTCGTAACTGGTAACACCATAGTGATAAAACCAAGTTCAGATACGCCTAACAACGCTTTTGAATTCGCGAAAATCGTTGCAGAGTCAGAACTTCCCAAAGGCGTGTTTAATCTTGTAACCGGCAAAGGTTCTGTAGTGGGAAATGAATTATCAAGCAACCCGAAAGTGGACATGGTAAGCTTCACAGGCAGCGTAGAAGCCGGAATGAAGATAATGGAAGCGGCGGCAAAAACGGTTAAAAAGGTGTCGCTCGAGCTTGGAGGAAAAGCCCCGGCTATCGTGATGGATGACGCAGATATAGACTTGGCCGTCAAATCAATAAGGGATTCGAGAATACCAAACACTGGACAGATATGTAATTGTGCTGAAAGGGTGTACGTGCATGAAAAGATCGCAGATGAGTTCATATCAAAAATGACGGAAGCGATGAAGAACAGCACTTACGGTGATCCCATGAAAGAAGATGTGGACATGGGGCCACTTATAAACGCCCAGGCAAGGGAAAGGGTAGATGGAATGGTAAAACATGCCGTCGAAGAAGGAGCAGAGCTCGTTATTGGTGGAAGAGATGACAAATACGAAAAAGGATTTTTCTACAAACCAACTGTTTTGATCAACTGTAAGCAGGAAATGGAGATCATGCACAAAGAGATATTTGGGCCAGTTTTGCCGATCATGAAGTTCAAAAATTTGGACGAAGCGATAGAACTCGCTAACGATTGTGATTACGGTCTTACCTCCTCTATATACACGCAAAACCTGGATGTTGCGATGAGGGCTGCCAACGAAATAAAATTTGGTGAAACATATGTGAATCGCGAAAATTTCGAAGCCATGCAAGGATTCCACGCAGGTTGGAGAAAGTCCGGAATAGGTGGTGATGATGGCAAGCATGGTGTAGAAGAATTCCTTAACACCCACGTGATTTACATTCAGTACGATCAAGAAAAGAAGTAA